A window of Alphaproteobacteria bacterium genomic DNA:
TGCTGCGTCCTCCTTTGCCCGGCCAAGGTTTTCCTGGATCAGCTCGATGGCCGATTCGGCGCTGGTGCCGGGACCGAAGATGGCGGCGACGCCCCATTCCTTGAGCTGCACTTCGTCGTCGGCCGGGATGACGCCGCCGGCCAGCAAGAGCACCTCGCCGAGGCCGATCTCCTCGAGGCCGGCGACGAGCTCCTCGAAGACCGGCATATGGCCGCCCGACGAGCTCGAGACGCCGATCACGTTGACGTCCTCTTCCAGCGCCGTGGCGACGATCTCGGGGGCCAGCAGGAAGTTGGTGAAGATGACCTCGAAACCGGCGTCGCGAAACTTCTTGGCGACATAGCGGATACCGCGGTCGTGGCTGTCCATGGCGGGTTTGGCCAGCAGTACGCGTACGGGTTCGCTCATGGTGATTCCTCCGCCTAATACTCGTGCGGTGCGTTCCAGCCCAGCGCGTCTTTCATGACCTTCATCATTTCGCCGTTGGTGGCGTCGGCCCGCGAGGCCTCGATGGCGGTCTCGATGATGTCGCCCCGGCCCAGATCCTTGATCTCGCTTTCGGCAAAGGCGGCCATGGCCTTCTCGAAGGCCGCCATGGCCTTTTTGTGGCGCTTCTGATCGCGGCTTTGGCGCAATTCGTCGAGGCGCTCGAGGGTCACGCGCTCGACCTCGGGATCGATCTTGAATAGGTCCTGCTGGTTCGACTCTTCCTCGGTCTGGTAGCAATTGAGGCCGACGACGCGGCGGCTGCCCTGGTTGATCATCTCGCGCCAGCGCTCGGCCGAGGCCTCTATCTGGCGGCGGATCCAGCCGTTGCGCTGGGCCTCGACGTAGCCGCCCTGGGCTTCGATCTCGTCGACCATCTCGAGCGCCGCGTTGGCGATCTGGTCGGTCAGCGCCTCGACGTAGTAGGAGCCGGCCAGGGGATCGGAGACCGAGGTGATGTTGGTCTCCTCCTGGATCACCTGTTGAACGCGCAGCGCCAGAGTTGCCGAATCCTCGGTGGGAATGGCGAAGGCCTCGTCGTAGGACGAAACCTCCATGGCCTGGACGCCCGACATGGCGGCGCCGAAGGCGTGCAGCGTGGTGCGCACAAGATTGACCAAGGGCTGCTGGGCCGTCAGCGCCGAGCCGGCGGTGTGGGTGTGGATGCGCACGTGCATGCCGCGCGGGTCCTTGGCGCCGAAGCGTTCCTGCATGGTCGAGGCCCAGATGCGCCTGAGCGCCCGGATCTTGCAGACCTCCTCGAAGAAGTCGTTGGACTGGGCGATCTGGAAGCCGATGCGCAGCAGCGCCTGGTCGGCATCGAGGCCCGATTCGACGCAAGCCCGCACCAGGTCGATGCCGTAGGCCAGCATCAGCGCGATCTCGTGCACGGCGTTGCCGCCAGCCTCCTCGATGCCGTAGCCGAAGAGGTTGGTGGTGTTCCAGCGCGGCATGTTCCTGGAACAGTAATGAATGAGCTCGACGGCCAGCTTGAGGCCCTGGGCGGGAGGGAACGTACTCATGCCGGTGTAGGCCGACTGGTGGTACCAGTTCATCGAGTTGCCGCGCAGATCGCCGGGGCCCAGGTCCCTTTCCTCGGCCAGCGCGATGTACTGCGCCAGCGCCGGAATCACCTGAAAGTAGGTGATGTGGATGACGTTCATCTTGGTCAGGTCCATGTCGGCAAACAGCGTCGCCATGTCGGCCTTGGTGTAGGTCGCCATGCCGCACTGGCCGATGCGGCCCCGGGCCCCGGGATGGTCGGGGTCGATGCCTTCATGGGAGACCAGGTCGTAGACCAGGTTGTAGAACTTCTGGCCGAAGTAGCCGATCATGCCTTGGGCCGAAAGGGCGTCCATGCGCTCGCGGGTGTGTTCCGGCAGGCCGTAGCCGATGACCGGCTGGTTGGCCCAGTGCATGAGTTGGTACTGGGCCGCCAGGTTGCCCCGCGTAAAGGGATACTGGCCCGGCGCCCCGATCTGGCTGAAATCGATACCCTCGACATCGTGGGGAAAGTAGGCCGTCTTGATGGGCAGGCCGGAATGGGTCTCCGGATTGCGCGCCCGGGCCGGTGCCTGGTTGCCGAACTTCTCGACCATCTTGGCGTAGGTCGCCTCGCGCTCTTCGCCCAGTTCCTGGGAAACCGCCAGGGTATCTTTGTCGAACATCGCCACCCTCCTGTCGCTGTCGATCAATTGGTTGGCGCGCTTTGCCGTGTTCGGTAACAATGCAAACCAAACAATCGTTAGGTTAAGGTATCGACGTGCCCCCGGGCGGTCAAGGGCAAAAATGTTGGGCCGGCAAAAAACACTTGCCAGGGCAAATCGAATCCCATACCTTAGCCAAACGATCGTTTGGTTAAAGACGGAAAACCGAAAGATCCGCGACGGGGACTGAACCCGGCCCGGCAAACAGCTCAAGGACCAGGACAAGGACAAGGAAAAATGGCCTCGCAAGCATATCTGGTTGATGGCGTGAGAAGCCCGATCGGCGGGCTGGGCGGCTCGCTGTTGCCGCTCAGGGCTTCCCAATTCGGCGCCACCGTGAGCCAGGCGCTGCTCGAGCGCAACGGCGTCAAGCCCACTGACATCGAGCACATCGTCGCTGGCATGGTGATGCATGATCTGATCGAATCGAACCCTGCCAGGGTGGTGGGCAAGCTCATCGGCGTGCCGGACGAGGTGGCGTCCTTTACCCTCAACATGCAGTGCTGTTCGGGCATGCAGGCGCTGATCCTGGCGGCCCAGCAGGTGGCGCTGGAGCAGTACGACTGCGTGCTGGCGCTGGGCCTCGAATCCATGAGCCAGGCGCCGCATATCGTGCGCGGCGCGCGCTGGGGGTTGCGCATGGGGGGGACCGTGTTTCACGACATGTTCACTGAAGCCTCCTACGCCGGCTCCAAGATGTGGGACGATCCCAAGGTCATGATCGACGTAGCCGAGAAACACGCCCGTGTCGACGGCGTCAGCCGCGAGGACATGGACGCCTACGCCGTGGTCTCCCACACCCGGGCGTTGGAAGCCATGGACGCGGG
This region includes:
- a CDS encoding cobalamin-dependent protein (Presence of a B(12) (cobalamin)-binding domain implies dependence on cobalamin itself, in one of its several forms, or in some unusual lineages, dependence on a cobalamin-like analog.); translation: MSEPVRVLLAKPAMDSHDRGIRYVAKKFRDAGFEVIFTNFLLAPEIVATALEEDVNVIGVSSSSGGHMPVFEELVAGLEEIGLGEVLLLAGGVIPADDEVQLKEWGVAAIFGPGTSAESAIELIQENLGRAKEDAA
- a CDS encoding acyl-CoA mutase large subunit family protein codes for the protein MFDKDTLAVSQELGEEREATYAKMVEKFGNQAPARARNPETHSGLPIKTAYFPHDVEGIDFSQIGAPGQYPFTRGNLAAQYQLMHWANQPVIGYGLPEHTRERMDALSAQGMIGYFGQKFYNLVYDLVSHEGIDPDHPGARGRIGQCGMATYTKADMATLFADMDLTKMNVIHITYFQVIPALAQYIALAEERDLGPGDLRGNSMNWYHQSAYTGMSTFPPAQGLKLAVELIHYCSRNMPRWNTTNLFGYGIEEAGGNAVHEIALMLAYGIDLVRACVESGLDADQALLRIGFQIAQSNDFFEEVCKIRALRRIWASTMQERFGAKDPRGMHVRIHTHTAGSALTAQQPLVNLVRTTLHAFGAAMSGVQAMEVSSYDEAFAIPTEDSATLALRVQQVIQEETNITSVSDPLAGSYYVEALTDQIANAALEMVDEIEAQGGYVEAQRNGWIRRQIEASAERWREMINQGSRRVVGLNCYQTEEESNQQDLFKIDPEVERVTLERLDELRQSRDQKRHKKAMAAFEKAMAAFAESEIKDLGRGDIIETAIEASRADATNGEMMKVMKDALGWNAPHEY